One window of Thermocoleostomius sinensis A174 genomic DNA carries:
- a CDS encoding chemotaxis protein CheW: protein MAMVQSGWMQQQSLPNLGSGERQQVQQGIPSAIAKLLNQGLQPMEMTVKCGRKDDRLGVVVEAVTVPDQSLLSTWMRQQFSQLHLEEICKVEVYGRQIGQTRPAWRETIDINQIRVLRFQLGSTVTALFHLECVREVLSISAKEILSIPQMPRCVLGVYYHRGRILWLVDLGLQLGITQSSVLDRSRAMGQSDVPSSPSPSLNVIVIEADQQTIGFVVSTVLDIESYSWQKFQAAATFLSSSIPLPFVQSYLQDSQIPLLSAIAIIHDRHLHLYQV from the coding sequence ATGGCAATGGTACAGTCCGGCTGGATGCAGCAACAGTCTTTGCCCAACCTTGGTTCCGGCGAACGTCAGCAGGTGCAACAGGGTATTCCCTCCGCCATTGCGAAACTGCTGAATCAAGGATTGCAACCAATGGAAATGACTGTGAAGTGCGGTCGTAAAGACGATCGACTTGGGGTTGTTGTAGAAGCAGTGACGGTTCCTGATCAATCCTTACTGAGCACTTGGATGCGGCAACAGTTTAGCCAACTGCATTTAGAGGAAATTTGTAAGGTTGAGGTCTACGGACGGCAGATCGGACAAACGCGCCCAGCTTGGCGAGAAACAATCGACATTAACCAAATTCGAGTACTGCGGTTTCAGCTTGGTTCGACGGTAACGGCCCTGTTCCACTTAGAATGCGTTCGAGAAGTTTTAAGTATTTCAGCAAAGGAGATTTTGTCGATTCCACAGATGCCTCGCTGTGTTTTAGGAGTGTATTACCACCGAGGAAGAATTTTGTGGCTAGTAGATTTGGGACTACAATTAGGCATAACTCAATCTTCAGTACTCGATCGATCGAGAGCAATGGGTCAATCTGATGTTCCTTCATCGCCATCTCCGAGCCTCAACGTCATTGTGATTGAAGCAGACCAACAGACGATCGGATTTGTAGTATCCACAGTTCTAGACATTGAGTCCTATTCATGGCAGAAGTTTCAAGCTGCCGCCACATTTCTATCTTCATCGATTCCGTTACCGTTTGTTCAAAGTTATTTACAAGATTCCCAAATTCCTCTTCTAAGTGCGATTGCAATTATCCACGATCGGCATCTACATCTGTATCAGGTTTGA
- the ntrB gene encoding nitrate ABC transporter permease: MTVTRQRSTRSTQTNFASQLLSRKQTRKIVAPIIALFIFLVVWQLLCMSPTAPIPAPTQVLQDTWELIVDPFFNNGGTNVGLFWQIMASLRRVAIGFTLAAVVGIALGVLIGTSGLIYDAIDPLFQVLRTVPPLAWLPISLAAFRDNEPSAIFVIFITAIWPIIINTAVGVQQVPQDYKNVSRVLQLSRWQYFTNILIPATVPYVFTGLRIGVGLSWLAIVAAEMLIGGVGIGFFIWDAWNSSLISEIILALVYVGIVGLLLDKLMAFIGRLVVPGEAGR, encoded by the coding sequence ATGACTGTCACCCGTCAACGATCCACTCGATCGACTCAAACTAACTTTGCATCGCAATTGTTGTCTCGAAAGCAAACTCGAAAAATTGTTGCACCCATCATTGCGCTATTCATCTTTCTAGTTGTTTGGCAGTTGCTATGTATGTCTCCTACGGCTCCCATTCCAGCGCCAACACAAGTTCTGCAAGATACTTGGGAACTGATTGTTGATCCATTCTTCAACAATGGCGGAACGAATGTTGGTTTATTCTGGCAAATCATGGCTAGCTTAAGGCGGGTAGCGATTGGATTTACCTTGGCAGCCGTAGTTGGCATTGCGCTTGGGGTTCTGATTGGAACCAGCGGTTTAATTTACGATGCAATCGATCCATTGTTTCAAGTGCTGCGAACGGTGCCTCCTCTGGCTTGGCTGCCGATCTCGCTAGCTGCATTTCGTGACAATGAACCCTCGGCGATTTTTGTGATTTTTATTACTGCTATTTGGCCCATCATCATCAATACGGCTGTTGGGGTGCAGCAAGTTCCACAGGATTACAAAAATGTGTCCAGAGTGTTGCAACTTTCTCGTTGGCAGTACTTCACCAATATCTTAATTCCCGCTACCGTTCCCTATGTGTTTACCGGATTACGCATCGGCGTGGGGCTATCTTGGTTGGCGATCGTTGCAGCAGAAATGTTAATTGGTGGTGTTGGTATTGGCTTCTTTATTTGGGATGCATGGAACAGTTCGCTAATTAGCGAGATTATTTTGGCACTTGTGTACGTGGGAATTGTGGGTTTGCTGCTTGATAAACTCATGGCCTTCATCGGTAGGCTGGTTGTTCCTGGAGAAGCTGGAAGATAA
- a CDS encoding CmpA/NrtA family ABC transporter substrate-binding protein — MSKITRRNFLITAGATTAATLLVHGCSSGQNTSSESNASPAASPVAAIDTPEVTTAKLGFIALTDSAPLIIAKEKGLFAKYGMPDVEVVKQASWAATRDNLELGSQGNGIDGAHILTPMPYLMTTGKITQQPLPMYILARLNTNGQGISVANTYADLKVGTDSSPLKQAFAQAKSQGRDLKAAVTFPGGTHDLWMRYWLAAGGINPDSDISTIVVPPPQMVANMKVNTMEAFCVGEPWNAQLVSQNLGYTALVTGELWKDHPEKAFALRADWVDQHPKAAKALTMAVLEAQQWCDQAENKAEMCDIISKREWLKIDAQDILGRAKGDIDYGTGKTVESSPLLMKFWADNASYPFKSHDLWFLTEEIRWGYLPPDTDTTALVEQVNREDIWREAAQAINVPASDIPSSTSRGVETFFDGKTFDPENPEAYLNSLDIKKV, encoded by the coding sequence ATGTCCAAAATTACTCGTCGCAACTTCTTAATTACGGCTGGAGCTACCACAGCAGCTACTCTTTTGGTGCATGGTTGCAGTTCTGGACAAAATACCAGTTCTGAATCAAATGCATCCCCTGCTGCTAGTCCGGTTGCAGCGATCGATACCCCCGAAGTGACTACAGCTAAGCTTGGGTTTATTGCGCTAACAGATTCGGCTCCGCTGATTATTGCCAAGGAGAAGGGACTCTTCGCGAAGTACGGAATGCCCGATGTAGAAGTTGTCAAGCAAGCTTCTTGGGCAGCTACCCGTGACAATTTGGAGCTTGGGTCGCAAGGGAACGGCATTGACGGCGCGCATATCTTGACGCCAATGCCTTATTTGATGACGACTGGTAAGATTACTCAACAACCGTTGCCAATGTATATTTTGGCGCGGCTCAATACCAATGGACAAGGGATTTCAGTCGCCAATACCTATGCCGATCTGAAGGTAGGCACGGACAGCAGTCCCTTGAAGCAGGCGTTTGCTCAAGCCAAATCGCAAGGTAGAGATCTCAAAGCAGCCGTGACTTTTCCTGGTGGAACACACGATCTCTGGATGCGATACTGGCTAGCAGCCGGCGGCATCAACCCAGACAGCGATATTTCTACGATCGTTGTTCCACCGCCACAGATGGTGGCCAATATGAAGGTGAACACGATGGAAGCGTTTTGTGTCGGAGAACCCTGGAACGCACAATTGGTAAGCCAAAACCTGGGCTACACGGCGTTGGTGACGGGCGAGTTGTGGAAAGATCATCCTGAGAAAGCCTTTGCTTTGCGTGCTGATTGGGTCGATCAACATCCTAAAGCCGCAAAGGCGCTGACAATGGCGGTTTTAGAAGCACAACAATGGTGCGATCAAGCGGAAAACAAAGCTGAAATGTGCGACATTATCTCCAAACGAGAGTGGCTGAAGATTGATGCTCAAGATATTTTGGGACGAGCCAAGGGCGACATTGACTATGGTACAGGGAAGACCGTTGAAAGCAGCCCGCTGTTGATGAAATTCTGGGCAGACAATGCCTCATATCCCTTCAAGAGCCATGATCTCTGGTTCCTGACAGAAGAAATTCGTTGGGGCTATTTGCCACCTGATACCGATACAACTGCCCTAGTGGAGCAAGTAAACCGCGAAGACATTTGGCGGGAAGCGGCCCAAGCTATTAACGTACCTGCTTCCGACATCCCTAGCAGCACCTCTCGCGGCGTAGAGACCTTTTTTGATGGCAAAACCTTTGATCCTGAAAACCCTGAAGCGTATCTAAATAGCCTCGATATCAAGAAAGTGTAA
- a CDS encoding chemotaxis protein CheW: protein MKKWWQKWWQFTEAAIAIAIAPSSRSSATMESANTAFQKADDSDQPITDGVIAVRSGQLAQLDHLACELLENQTRQINHHYHSYSVLQTLVHHLQNHQQTLNELLDAIEWLLLQPIEDNSKTQISSARGQNINLNTHTFETESEIDCRNLKTSIQIAIDEAMELTSITETLQYIHRQQCYSLTSQQQLLGIARNRLTVIQSPFLESLKLLLCESQKTIYAVPIDAIEQIVFAPNQVEIADQFIWQWQHRQEVIPIVVQTLSSLLADSDPARALPSSGSHIAILQTDTGWIGLQVDQVLGEQELVVHSLGDAIVPPPYVYGCCLTAQNHLALVIDVRALLKSALARTKNPRTSRCS from the coding sequence ATGAAAAAATGGTGGCAAAAATGGTGGCAGTTTACAGAAGCAGCCATTGCGATCGCAATAGCCCCTTCCTCGCGAAGTTCTGCCACAATGGAATCAGCTAATACCGCCTTCCAGAAGGCTGACGATTCAGATCAGCCAATCACCGACGGAGTGATTGCAGTTCGATCCGGTCAGCTAGCGCAACTCGATCACTTAGCTTGTGAACTATTGGAGAATCAAACTCGACAAATTAATCACCACTATCATTCGTACTCTGTTCTACAAACATTAGTACATCACTTGCAAAATCATCAACAGACACTCAACGAGTTATTGGATGCAATCGAGTGGTTATTGCTGCAACCTATAGAAGATAATTCTAAAACTCAAATATCTTCAGCAAGGGGACAAAATATAAACCTGAATACTCACACATTTGAGACTGAATCAGAGATTGACTGTCGCAACCTGAAAACCTCTATTCAGATTGCCATAGATGAAGCAATGGAATTGACCAGCATTACAGAGACTTTGCAATATATACACCGCCAGCAGTGCTATTCCTTGACTTCACAGCAGCAACTTTTAGGGATAGCTAGAAATCGGTTGACAGTAATTCAGAGTCCGTTTCTAGAGAGCTTGAAGCTGTTACTATGTGAAAGTCAGAAAACGATCTATGCGGTGCCAATAGATGCGATCGAACAAATTGTATTTGCTCCAAATCAGGTGGAAATAGCAGATCAATTTATCTGGCAGTGGCAACACAGGCAAGAGGTCATTCCCATCGTGGTACAAACTTTGTCTAGCTTGCTAGCTGATTCAGACCCAGCTAGGGCACTACCTTCATCAGGGTCTCACATTGCAATTTTGCAAACCGATACTGGCTGGATTGGGCTACAAGTTGATCAGGTTTTGGGTGAACAGGAACTAGTCGTTCATTCGCTAGGAGATGCGATCGTCCCTCCACCCTATGTGTATGGCTGTTGCCTCACGGCTCAAAACCACCTAGCTTTAGTGATCGATGTCAGAGCATTACTGAAGTCTGCCCTAGCGCGAACTAAAAATCCGAGAACATCCCGTTGCTCCTGA
- a CDS encoding YpsA SLOG family protein, protein MATIVIRTGGQTGVDRAALDVAVTLGIPYLGWCPQGGWAEDYPQPPGVLAIYPQLVATPSANPQQRTTWNVRDSHATLILISESPFGSMSSDATSEQALRSSPGTWFTYRTASLVFLRPCLVLVLTAAAVDSCKQWQQDVRNRLKLKTLILNIAGPRESEQPGIYRQAQQFLSHVLA, encoded by the coding sequence ATGGCTACCATCGTGATTCGTACGGGCGGGCAAACAGGGGTCGATCGGGCTGCGCTTGATGTCGCAGTCACATTGGGAATTCCCTATTTGGGTTGGTGTCCCCAGGGAGGTTGGGCGGAAGACTATCCTCAGCCGCCGGGAGTGCTGGCAATTTATCCTCAGCTAGTAGCAACGCCATCGGCAAACCCCCAACAGCGCACAACCTGGAATGTTCGCGATAGCCACGCCACTCTAATTTTGATCTCTGAATCACCTTTTGGTTCAATGAGTTCTGATGCAACGAGTGAGCAGGCGTTGCGATCGTCTCCGGGTACGTGGTTTACCTACCGCACAGCCAGCCTTGTGTTTTTGCGGCCGTGTTTGGTACTCGTCCTTACCGCTGCTGCTGTCGATTCTTGCAAACAATGGCAGCAGGATGTCCGAAACAGGTTGAAACTAAAGACGTTGATTTTAAATATTGCTGGCCCCCGCGAGTCTGAACAACCAGGTATCTACCGACAAGCGCAACAGTTTTTGTCTCACGTTTTGGCATAA
- a CDS encoding HEAT repeat domain-containing protein, translating into MTKNRSTNTQSSSVRPHVAESSLSEAQFKVAVTVDTLKMGDFQARWEASKLLAKSGAVAIEPLLVILEEEDSDWELLWFVARILGNIAHPAAVSALVNLLATATHEDVAGMAATALAHHGTTAIAPLTTLLQQEATRLFAVKALAQIRHPEAISPLLTLVSDPDPAIRAAAIEALSHFHTPAVSTVLLPALADLTTSVRKAAVIGLGIQAAHMDTPELGQLTQHLQERLRDFNLDVCCQAAIALGRIGTNQAADALFEVLQSPHTPVALQLEAVRALSRIDTPHALESLHFLIKHSVSASAQLATLLTSDVQQEILAVLGRTESPKTQEQATQILLDLLHRSGQVLTLKHKQTIALSLGQLGQPIAIDALIHLLADSSASVRFHAIAALKQLDWQQSYQRLHEYADRFDLDESFKQGLTIAIQEWMN; encoded by the coding sequence ATGACTAAGAATCGATCGACCAACACACAATCCAGTTCAGTTCGCCCGCATGTCGCTGAGTCGTCTCTCTCTGAGGCTCAATTCAAGGTAGCAGTAACCGTTGACACCTTAAAGATGGGCGACTTTCAAGCTCGTTGGGAAGCCAGCAAACTGCTTGCTAAAAGCGGTGCGGTCGCGATCGAGCCATTGTTGGTCATTCTTGAAGAAGAAGATTCCGATTGGGAACTGCTGTGGTTTGTAGCGCGGATCTTAGGCAACATCGCGCATCCTGCTGCCGTTTCCGCGTTGGTGAATTTGTTAGCCACAGCAACCCATGAAGATGTGGCAGGGATGGCCGCCACTGCATTAGCCCATCACGGCACAACCGCTATCGCTCCTCTCACCACCCTATTGCAACAAGAAGCTACCCGGCTTTTCGCAGTTAAGGCATTAGCTCAAATTCGTCACCCTGAGGCTATTTCTCCTTTGCTGACGTTGGTATCCGATCCCGATCCTGCTATCCGTGCTGCCGCGATCGAAGCCCTTAGCCATTTCCACACACCCGCTGTTTCAACTGTGCTGCTGCCAGCCCTTGCGGACCTGACAACCAGTGTGCGCAAAGCGGCCGTGATTGGACTGGGCATTCAAGCGGCTCATATGGATACCCCTGAGTTAGGGCAACTCACACAACACTTGCAGGAACGATTGCGAGATTTTAATCTTGACGTATGTTGTCAAGCAGCGATCGCCCTTGGTCGGATTGGTACCAATCAGGCAGCCGATGCGCTGTTCGAGGTGTTGCAATCGCCTCATACACCTGTAGCGTTACAACTAGAAGCGGTGCGCGCTTTATCCCGGATCGACACCCCACACGCCCTAGAATCATTGCATTTTCTAATCAAACACTCTGTATCCGCTTCAGCCCAGCTTGCTACCCTCCTCACATCTGACGTTCAGCAAGAAATTCTCGCCGTGTTAGGGCGCACGGAATCACCAAAAACGCAAGAGCAAGCAACTCAAATTCTGCTGGATTTACTGCATCGCTCTGGTCAGGTTCTCACCCTTAAGCATAAGCAAACCATTGCCCTCAGCTTAGGACAACTAGGGCAACCCATAGCGATTGATGCCCTAATCCATCTTCTCGCCGATTCAAGTGCCAGTGTGCGTTTTCACGCGATTGCTGCTTTAAAGCAACTTGATTGGCAACAATCATATCAACGATTACACGAATACGCCGATCGCTTTGATCTGGATGAATCTTTCAAGCAAGGGTTGACCATTGCAATACAGGAATGGATGAACTAG
- a CDS encoding methyl-accepting chemotaxis protein gives MNPYYPSAQPDEDLFSEFDGVAFVSAEIGPSCLQTTNSSSSFQSSDVVGEEVELIQGRHHQTPDHQSWKRARVIDTVRQAELGNSPDAQKFATAMLGLRTELEKAGLLNQPGLQTRLQQIGQLFQTTHDGIEDLIEMGVQQQLQTMRQQGRAVGQALRQAGDVESLYQVAVTWLQHGLRSDRVLLLQWVNHSQLKILADTAQESRSLQGTFVVAEDLEFALCVDPDYQASPVIINHQNFDSSRQRSWCEQLLERLQMTTGLALPIWVNGQAWGGLVAFQVDDRHWQEADTDLLWHMGTELALRLQQLQADAQLTKVAERERTVVRAIANLGQRLDWHTQEIRSLMNSMRTIAVDAQQLTTAIQTTTAIVQQGHTTANKMTNRMLNIRNTISDSNKKIKRLYELSQKFSEAANLIRPFTAQTQLLALNAAIEVTRAGEAERGFAVVADEIQTLARRSAESTTEIETLVQNIQTQIHAVIIATNASIDQIMHGTNVVNEMYHSVNEIANAIAKVNHLVQSITHSLQGIVEISTEPVAECSVSQTASVSTLFQTLLATIEALQTSLNQFTVE, from the coding sequence ATGAATCCATACTATCCATCTGCGCAGCCCGATGAAGATCTCTTTAGTGAGTTTGATGGGGTCGCGTTTGTATCTGCTGAGATCGGCCCTTCTTGTCTTCAGACAACGAATAGCTCAAGTAGCTTCCAATCCTCAGATGTAGTGGGTGAGGAGGTAGAGTTAATTCAGGGTCGTCATCATCAAACCCCCGATCACCAGTCTTGGAAGCGGGCAAGGGTGATTGACACGGTGCGACAAGCTGAGCTTGGAAACAGTCCAGACGCACAGAAATTTGCCACCGCTATGCTTGGTCTAAGAACCGAGTTGGAAAAGGCTGGCTTGCTGAATCAACCCGGATTGCAAACGAGGTTACAGCAAATCGGGCAGTTATTCCAAACGACGCACGACGGCATCGAAGATTTGATTGAGATGGGAGTGCAGCAGCAGTTACAAACGATGCGGCAACAAGGCAGGGCGGTTGGGCAAGCACTTCGACAAGCGGGGGATGTAGAGTCGTTATATCAAGTGGCTGTGACTTGGCTTCAGCATGGTCTTAGGAGCGATCGGGTGTTGCTATTGCAGTGGGTCAATCACTCTCAGCTTAAGATATTGGCTGACACAGCGCAGGAATCACGATCGTTGCAAGGAACCTTTGTAGTTGCGGAGGATCTTGAATTTGCACTATGCGTTGATCCGGATTATCAAGCTAGTCCCGTAATAATCAATCATCAAAATTTTGATTCATCAAGGCAACGTTCCTGGTGTGAGCAGTTGTTGGAGCGGTTACAAATGACTACGGGCTTGGCATTGCCGATTTGGGTAAATGGACAAGCTTGGGGCGGGCTGGTTGCGTTTCAAGTAGACGATCGTCATTGGCAAGAAGCTGACACTGATCTGCTTTGGCATATGGGCACAGAATTAGCGTTACGACTGCAACAGCTTCAGGCCGACGCGCAATTGACCAAAGTCGCCGAACGAGAACGCACAGTTGTGCGAGCGATTGCGAACCTTGGACAACGGCTTGATTGGCATACCCAGGAGATTCGCTCCCTGATGAATTCAATGCGAACTATAGCTGTCGATGCTCAACAACTCACAACAGCAATACAAACTACCACAGCGATCGTTCAGCAAGGTCATACAACTGCTAATAAAATGACAAACAGAATGTTGAATATTCGCAATACTATTTCCGACAGTAACAAAAAGATTAAACGCCTGTACGAACTGTCGCAGAAATTTTCCGAAGCTGCGAACCTAATTCGTCCTTTTACCGCACAAACTCAATTGTTGGCCTTGAATGCAGCGATTGAAGTGACTCGTGCGGGTGAAGCAGAACGTGGGTTTGCTGTAGTGGCTGATGAGATCCAGACACTAGCTCGACGATCGGCAGAATCAACAACAGAAATTGAAACGCTTGTTCAAAACATTCAGACACAAATCCATGCAGTAATAATAGCAACGAACGCTAGTATTGATCAGATTATGCATGGAACGAATGTAGTCAACGAAATGTACCACTCGGTAAATGAAATTGCGAATGCTATTGCAAAAGTAAATCATTTGGTACAATCTATTACACATAGTCTACAAGGAATAGTTGAGATCTCAACAGAGCCGGTCGCTGAATGCTCCGTTTCTCAAACTGCATCTGTTTCCACATTGTTTCAAACCTTACTTGCAACAATAGAAGCATTGCAAACCAGCCTTAACCAGTTCACCGTGGAATAA
- a CDS encoding ferredoxin--nitrite reductase → MTSVLTNQASQNKFEKFKAEKDGLMVKDELDQFAQIGWEAMDETDRDHRLKWVGLFFRPVTPGKFMLRMRMPSGILTSHKMRVLADIVQRYGEDGNADITTRQNLQLRGIRIEDFADIFRRLREADMTSVQSGMDNVRNITASPVAGLDADELIDVRDLVQQVQDMITNGGEGNPEFTNLPRKFNIAIEGGRDNSVHAEINDIAFVPAFKPEPNETVSNPQSPTSPSPQLGFNVLVGGFFSAKRCAAAIPLNAWVAPESVVALCRAILEVYRDHGLRANRQKARLMWLIDEWGLEKFRSAVEEKMGQPLHPAAERDEIDWEKRDHIGVYRQKQLGFNYVGLHVPVGRLFAPDMFEIARLAEVYGNGEIRLTVEQNLIIPNVPDSRLEALLQEPLLEKFSVEPTPLVRSLVSCTGAQFCNFALIETKNRALAMIRELETELELTQPIRVHWTGCPNSCGQPQVADIGLMGTKARKDGKAVEGVDLYMGGKVGKDAHLGSCVQKGIPCDDLKPVLRNLMIEQFGARPKLEDTMA, encoded by the coding sequence GTGACTAGTGTTCTCACTAATCAAGCCAGCCAAAATAAGTTCGAGAAATTCAAAGCTGAAAAGGACGGTCTGATGGTCAAGGATGAGCTTGATCAATTTGCCCAAATCGGATGGGAGGCGATGGATGAAACCGATCGCGATCATCGATTGAAATGGGTAGGGCTGTTCTTCCGTCCAGTCACACCTGGCAAGTTTATGTTGCGGATGCGGATGCCAAGCGGAATTCTCACCAGCCATAAAATGCGTGTACTCGCAGACATTGTTCAACGGTATGGAGAGGATGGCAATGCTGACATCACCACCCGGCAGAACCTTCAACTTCGGGGTATTCGGATTGAAGACTTTGCTGATATTTTCCGCCGCTTGCGGGAAGCTGATATGACCAGCGTTCAGTCTGGCATGGACAATGTGCGCAACATTACCGCGTCACCAGTGGCTGGATTAGATGCCGACGAGTTGATCGATGTGCGGGATCTGGTGCAGCAAGTGCAAGACATGATCACTAATGGCGGCGAAGGTAATCCTGAGTTCACCAACCTACCTCGCAAATTCAACATTGCGATCGAGGGTGGGCGAGACAATTCGGTTCATGCCGAAATCAATGACATTGCCTTTGTGCCAGCCTTCAAACCAGAACCCAACGAAACAGTTTCCAACCCTCAATCCCCAACCTCCCCTAGTCCCCAGCTTGGATTTAATGTCCTTGTGGGTGGTTTCTTCTCGGCCAAGCGCTGTGCCGCTGCAATTCCTTTAAATGCATGGGTTGCCCCTGAGTCTGTGGTTGCACTCTGCCGTGCGATCTTGGAAGTTTACCGCGATCATGGATTGCGGGCGAATCGACAGAAAGCTCGGTTAATGTGGCTGATCGATGAATGGGGACTGGAAAAGTTTCGATCGGCGGTGGAAGAAAAGATGGGTCAACCGCTGCATCCGGCGGCTGAAAGAGATGAGATTGACTGGGAAAAACGCGATCACATCGGGGTATATCGACAAAAGCAACTGGGATTCAACTATGTCGGCTTACATGTGCCCGTGGGTCGGTTGTTCGCCCCGGATATGTTTGAAATTGCCCGTTTGGCGGAGGTATACGGCAATGGTGAAATTCGCCTGACCGTAGAGCAAAATCTAATTATCCCAAATGTTCCCGATTCGCGCTTAGAAGCCCTGTTGCAGGAGCCGCTGCTAGAGAAGTTCTCTGTTGAGCCGACACCACTGGTACGATCGCTGGTTTCCTGTACTGGCGCTCAGTTTTGCAACTTTGCCCTGATCGAAACCAAGAATCGAGCATTGGCAATGATTCGGGAACTAGAAACTGAATTGGAACTCACGCAACCAATTCGGGTGCATTGGACAGGTTGCCCAAATTCCTGTGGACAGCCGCAGGTCGCTGATATTGGGTTGATGGGCACGAAAGCGAGGAAAGACGGCAAAGCAGTTGAGGGCGTGGATCTGTATATGGGCGGCAAGGTCGGCAAAGATGCGCACCTTGGTTCCTGTGTCCAGAAAGGCATTCCCTGCGATGACTTGAAACCTGTACTACGTAATTTAATGATTGAGCAGTTTGGAGCGCGTCCAAAACTGGAGGACACTATGGCTTAA